The following are from one region of the Coffea eugenioides isolate CCC68of chromosome 2, Ceug_1.0, whole genome shotgun sequence genome:
- the LOC113761920 gene encoding uncharacterized protein LOC113761920 has product MGNCSGTQKKSTAEIIPSELFSKGGAQTQKKSTLESIPIPFPSELVSKTPPVVKLYGPPNSTATFYIRFAILYKPVSLQYTPSEIVESPVLYCDSDVVSGSAEEIFRYLDGKFPEPALLVGRDGKHVNSFGWFDKTTPLVVWVVNLQHRSMMWHLERMVRWAEDLAARGGRTKGDAAMGSPRMEMNKFGRNYGQLMEVMLEHARMEERVVFPILDKADRGLSKAANEEHARDLPIMNGMKEDIKSIGVLDLGSPVYQEALFNLANRFKMLKNNCQQHFEEEERELLPYMEAADIGKVQQGKLLEQCLDAMRETHTHQFRFFLEGLLPQDAIHYLDMIIKSSDNNRVSLMLHMIVE; this is encoded by the exons ATGGGAAATTGCTCTGGAACCCAGAAGAAATCAACCGCAGAAATCATCCCATCTGAGCTGTTTAGTAAAGGAGGAGCCCAGACCCAGAAGAAATCCACCCTTGAAAGTATCCCAATCCCTTTCCCATCTGAGCTGGTCAGTAAGACCCCCCCAGTCGTCAAGCTGTACGGACCACCCAACAGCACCGCCACATTTTACATAAGATTTGCCATTCTCTACAAGCCCGTGTCATTGCAGTACACTCCCTCTGAAATAGTCGAGTCCCCGGTTTTGTACTGCGACTCCGACGTTGTATCGGGGTCGGCGGAGGAGATATTTCGGTACTTGGACGGGAAGTTCCCGGAGCCGGCATTGTTGGTGGGGAGAGATGGGAAGCATGTGAATTCTTTCGGGTGGTTCGATAAGACGACGCCGTTGGTGGTGTGGGTGGTGAATCTGCAGCACAGGAGTATGATGTGGCACTTGGAGAGGATGGTGAGGTGGGCGGAGGACTTGGCGGCGCGCGGTGGCCGGACCAAAGGGGACGCGGCGATGGGGAGTCCGAGGATGGAGATGAACAAGTTTGGGAGGAATTATGGGCAGTTGATGGAGGTGATGCTGGAGCATGCTCGGATGGAGGAGAGAGTTGTCTTTCCCATATTGGATAAAGCTGATCGAG GATTGTCCAAAGCTGCGAATGAAGAACATGCAAGGGACCTGCCTATAATGAATGGCATGAAAGAAGATATCAAGTCTATTGGTGTTCTGGATTTGGGAAGCCCTGTCTACCAAGAGGCCCTCTTCAACCTTGCTAACCGGTTCAAGATGTTAAAG AATAACTGCCAGCAACATTTTgaggaggaggagagggagTTACTACCATATATGGAAGCAGCAGACATAGGAAAAGTGCAGCAGGGAAAATTGCTGGAACAGTGTCTGGATGCTATGCGTGAGACGCACACTCATCAGTTTCGCTTTTTCTTGGAAGGACTTCTACCACAGGATGCTATCCATTACCTGGACATGATAATCAAGTCCAGTGATAACAATCGAGTATCGTTAATGCTCCACATGATTGTTGAGTAA
- the LOC113762354 gene encoding ribonuclease H2 subunit A translates to MRSEAALPKWASKPCMMGIDEAGRGPVLGPMVYGCLYCACSYQKTLSTLNFADSKTVKEEKREELFENLKTDESIGWAVDVIDPRELSSKMLKKHKINLNEISHDSAIGLVSRVLNMGVLLTEVYVDTVGDAEKYRIKLSERFPSIKFVVAKKADSIYPVVSGASIVAKVTRDRALRDWVLDETAENMHRNFGSGYPGDPETKSWLDDHKHSVFGFPTLVRFSWGTCTSYSKHLVEVLWESDAADEDGLSERTRKRQLKLTNVGFTASKRKSEEIESSGKGRCKFFQARKLELLSEF, encoded by the exons ATGAGATCGGAGGCAGCTCTGCCGAAATGGGCATCGAAGCCTTGCATGATGGGAATCGATGAAGCTGGCCGCGGCCCTGTTTTAG GACCTATGGTTTATGGATGCTTGTACTGTGCTTGCTCATATCAGAAGACCCTTTCCACATTGAACTTTGCAG ATTCAAAAACtgtgaaagaagaaaagagggaggagtTATTTGAGAATCTGAAAACTGATGAATCCATTGGTTGGGCTGTGGATGTGATAGATCCAAGGGAGCTCTCCTCTAAAATGTTAAAGAA ACATAAAATAAACCTGAACGAAATATCACATGATTCTGCCATTGGCCTCGTCAGCAGAGTGCTCAACATGGGTGTTCTTCTTACTGAG GTCTATGTGGACACAGTGGGAGATGCTGAAAAATACAGGATCAAGCTTTCTGAAAGATTTCCATCAATTAAATTTGTAGTTGCCAAGAAGGCTGATAGTATCTACCCTGTTGTAAGTGGAGCAAGTATAGTTGCAAAG GTTACAAGGGATCGAGCATTGCGAGATTGGGTGCTTGATGAAACTGCTGAAAACATGCATAGAAACTTTGGGTCAGGATACCCTGGAG ATCCTGAGACTAAGTCCTGGTTGGATGACCACAAACACTCAGTTTTTGGTTTCCCCACGCTAGTTCGGTTCAGCTGGGGAACTTGCACATCATACTCCAAACATCTTGTTGAAGTATTATG GGAATCTGATGCTGCTGATGAAGATGGTTTATCTGAAAGGACTCGTAAGCGGCAACTAAAGCTAACAAATGTTGGTTTTACCGCATCAAAGaggaaaagtgaagaaattgaatcaagTGGTAAAGGACGTTGCAAGTTTTTCCAGGCTCGTAAGCTTGAGCTGCTCTCTGAGTTTTGA
- the LOC113761620 gene encoding glycine-rich cell wall structural protein-like, whose amino-acid sequence MGTNQVMMLLLLLPVFYYHAMATASSGRLPQTALPLVELEHKTVEAKGEVKHLSSNENGETVIAHHGHGRKLQYAAGTGGRGTGGGQLAGNGGGGSNTPYTPGGAGAIPAYGAGGGANIHRNNNHHSAGSCIHSCRRYPALSAILLAYLLINTYVFVY is encoded by the exons ATGGGGACCAACCAAGTGATGATGTTGCTACTACTCTTGCCTGTCTTCTACTACCATGCCATGGCTACAGCATCCTCAGGTCGTCTTCCACAAACCGCCTTGCCTCTCG TTGAGTTGGAGCACAAGACCGTGGAAGCTAAAGGCGAGGTGAAACACCTTAGCAGCAACGAAAATGGTGAAACTGTGATTGCTCATCATGGGCATGGGAGGAAGTTACAATATGCTGCTGGCACTGGCGGCAGAGGAACGGGCGGTGGCCAACTAGCTGGCAATGGCGGCGGGGGATCAAACACCCCTTACACGCCGGGAGGCGCAGGTGCCATACCCGCTTATGGCGCTGGTGGGGGTGCCAATATCCACCGCAACAACAACCATCACAGCGCAGGAAGCTGTATCCATAGTTGCAGAAGATATCCAGCCCTTTCAGCAATTCTCTTGGCTTACCTTCTGATAAATACCTACGTGTTTGTGTATTGA